A stretch of Physeter macrocephalus isolate SW-GA chromosome 6, ASM283717v5, whole genome shotgun sequence DNA encodes these proteins:
- the HNRNPA1 gene encoding heterogeneous nuclear ribonucleoprotein A1 → MSKSESPKEPEQLRKLFIGGLSFETTDESLRSHFEQWGTLTDCVVMRDPNTKRSRGFGFVTYATVEEVDAAMNARPHKVDGRVVEPKRAVSREDSQRPGAHLTVKKIFVGGIKEDTEEHHLRDYFEQYGKIEVIEIMTDRGSGKKRGFAFVTFDDHDSVDKIVIQKYHTVNGHNCEVRKALSKQEMASASSSQRGRSGSGNFGGGRGGGFGGNDNFGRGGNFSGRGGFGGSRGGGGYGGSGDGYNGFGNDGGYGGGGPGYSGGSRGYGSGGQGYGNQGSGYGGSDSYNNGGGGGGFGGGSGRYPVIQVLVQ, encoded by the exons ATGTCTAAGTCAGAG TCACCCAAAGAGCCCGAACAGCTGCGGAAGCTCTTCATCGGAGGTTTGAGCTTTGAAACAACCGATGAGAGTCTGCGGAGCCATTTTGAGCAGTGGGGAACGCTCACAGATTGTGTG GTAATGAGGGATCCAAACACCAAACGCTCCAGAGGCTTCGGGTTTGTCACATATGCCACTGTGGAGGAGGTGGATGCGGCCATGAATGCAAGGCCACACAAGGTGGATGGAAGAGTTGTGGAACCAAAGAGGGCTGTCTCAAGAGAA GATTCTCAAAGACCTGGTGCCCACTtaactgtgaaaaagatttttgttggtgGCATTAAAGAAGACACCGAAGAACATCATCTAAGAGATTATTTTGAACAGTATGGGAAAATTGAAGTGATTGAAATCATGACTGATCGAGGCAGTGGCAAAAAGAGAGGCTTTGCTTTCGTAACCTTTGATGACCATGATTCTGTAGACAAGATTGTCA TTCAGAAATACCACACTGTGAATGGCCACAACTGTGAAGTAAGGAAAGCCCTATCTAAGCAAGAGATGGCTAGTGCCTCATCCAGCCAAAGAG GTCGAAGTGGTTCTGGAAACTTTGGCGGTGGTCGTGGAGGTGGTTTTGGTGGGAATGACAACTTTGGTCGTGGAGGAAACTTCAGTGGTCGAG GTGGCTTTGGTGGCAGCCGCGGTGGTGGTGGATatggtggcagtggggatggcTATAATGGATTCGGTAATGAtg GTGGTTATGGAGGAGGCGGCCCTGGTTACtctggaggaagcagaggctaTGGAAGTGGTGGACAGGGTTATGGAAACCAGGGCAGTGGCTATGGCGGGAGTGACAGCTATAACAACGGAGGAGGCGGAGGCGGCTTTGGCGGTGGTAGTGGTAGGTATCCAGTGATCCAAGTACTGGTGCAATAG